From Rhododendron vialii isolate Sample 1 chromosome 10a, ASM3025357v1, the proteins below share one genomic window:
- the LOC131303795 gene encoding UDP-glucuronate:xylan alpha-glucuronosyltransferase 1-like — protein MYQRRFQRSKSKDVEKPFHIPIHDKNPQCNFYLLKLTLVILLSGNLLAFIYSTTVCHHNHGSHAVPLWIWGGSDLRYESNLDINWEDIAKVIEAMSDGNEVQEIGLLNFNVTEINRWKQLTPESDHIVLHLDYVEKNVTWDSLYPEWIDEEQEGEVPICPYFPKLEVPKKRLDLITVKLPCNDDENWARDVARLHLQLAAAGLAAASKGYHPVHLLFVTKCFPIPNLFTCKELASREGNAWLYNPNLNVLREKLQLPVGSCELALPFKPKEHGYSGNVHREAYATILHSADVYVCGAIALAQSIRNVGSKRDLVILVDETINGYHRSGLEAAGWKVREIQRIRNPKAEKDSYNEWNYSKFRLWQLTDYDKIIFIDADMLVLRNIDFLFSMPEISATGNDATLFNSGVMVVEPSDCTFQLLMDHVDQIESYNGGDQGYLNEIFTWWHRIPNHMNFLKHIWDKDDEEEKETKTRLFGAEPPILYVLHYLGLKPWLCFRDYDCNWNVDMLHEFGSDVAHSMWWKVHDSMSELLQQFCLLKTTQKAQLEWDRMQAEKGNYTDGHWGIKIRDRRLKRCIDNFCSWKNMLKHWGEENTTNNGFGHQRHLP, from the exons ATGTACCAAAGGAGGTTCCAAAGGAGTAAATCCAAAGATGTTGAGAAGCCCTTCCACATTCCCATTCATGATAAAAATCCCCAATGCAACTTTTATCTTTTGAAACTTACTCTTGTTATCCTTCTGTCTGGCAATTTATTGGCATTTATCTACTCTACAACTGTTTGCCATCACAACCACGGATCGCATGCTGTTCCATT GTGGATATGGGGAGGATCAGATCTGCGATACGAATCCAATTTGGATATAAACTGGGAGGACATTGCAAAAGTCATAGAAGCAATGTCAGATGGGAATGAAGTTCAGGAGATTGGCCTTTTGAACTTCAACGTGACCGAAATCAACCGATGGAAGCAACTTACTCCCGAGTCAGATCACATCGTCCTACACCTAGACTATGTGGAAAAAAACGTGACTTGGGATTCCTTATACCCGGAATGGATTGATGAAGAACAAGAAGGTGAAGTCCCCATTTGCCCTTATTTTCCAAAGCTAGAAGTGCCCAAAAAACGTCTTGATCTCATCACGGTTAAGCTTCCTTGCAATGATGATGAGAATTGGGCTAGAGATGTGGCCCGGTTGCATTTGCAGCTTGCAGCAGCTGGGCTAGCGGCGGCTTCCAAAGGCTACCACCCTGTTCATTTACTTTTTGTCACTAAGTGTTTTCCCATTCCAAATCTGTTTACTTGCAAGGAACTTGCTTCACGGGAAGGCAATGCATGGTTGTACAATCCAAACTTGAATGTGCTGAGGGAAAAGTTACAGCTCCCGGTTGGCTCATGTGAACTTGCACTTCCCTTCAAACCAAAAG AACATGGCTACTCAGGAAATGTGCACCGAGAGGCCTATGCAACAATCCTACATTCTGCTGATGTCTATGTTTGTGGAGCCATAGCTTTAGCCCAAAGCATACGCAATGTGGGATCCAAACGAGACCTTGTGATTCTTGTCGATGAAACAATAAATGGGTACCACAGGAGTGGACTTGAGGCTGCAGGATGGAAAGTCCGGGAAATCCAGAGGATAAGAAATCCAAAAGCCGAAAAAGACTCTTACAATGAATGGAATTACAGCAAGTTCCGCTTATGGCAGTTAACAGATTATGACAAGATCATATTCATCGATGCTGACATGCTTGTACTTAGAAACATCGATTTCTTATTCAGTATGCCAGAAATTTCGGCAACAGGAAATGATGCAACGCTTTTTAACTcgggtgtaatggtggtggagccATCAGATTGTACATTCCAACTTCTAATGGATCACGTAGACCAGATTGAGTCATATAATGGGGGAGATCAAGGGTACTTGAATGAAATCTTTACGTGGTGGCACCGGATTCCAAACCACatgaattttttgaaacatATTTGGGACAAAGATGatgaggaagagaaagaaacgAAAACTAGGCTTTTTGGAGCAGAGCCTCCAATTCTTTATGTGCTCCATTACTTGGGATTGAAACCATGGCTTTGCTTCCGGGACTACGATTGCAACTGGAATGTGGATATGTTACATGAATTTGGGAGCGATGTTGCTCACTCGATGTGGTGGAAAGTGCACGATTCGATGTCAGAGCTTTTGCAGCAGTTTTGTTTGTTGAAAACGACTCAAAAGGCACAATTGGAGTGGGATCGGATGCAAGCTGAAAAGGGAAACTACACAGATGGGCACTGGGGAATTAAAATTCGTGATAGGCGTTTGAAGAGGTGCATCGACAATTTCTGTTCTTGGAAAAACATGTTAAAGCACTGGGGCGAGGAAAACACGACAAATAATGGTTTTGGACATCAGCGCCACCTTCCATAG